In Solanum stenotomum isolate F172 chromosome 6, ASM1918654v1, whole genome shotgun sequence, one DNA window encodes the following:
- the LOC125867281 gene encoding B3 domain-containing protein At1g10455-like, which translates to MFEQRPLLSLKKTFFHSFFPSKVEEEACRVINTPHVVTRELVEIRDLYPAPRIDLQNPWQIKKKITHDEIVVGMLMIPFFEMFEYILRYWTLDMAKSLEDGFTVWVDMWDVTEGNVPKKYEGGRVWIRKGYSDDFSIWCNELFNDRGLGDGDEIGLYWDPRSASLVFKLLSQVGS; encoded by the coding sequence ATGTTTGAACAGAGGCCTTTGCTTAGCTTGAAGAAGACATTTTTTCACAGTTTCTTTCCAtcaaaagttgaagaagaagcttGCAGAGTTATCAACACTCCACATGTAGTGACTCGAGAACTAGTGGAGATAAGGGACTTATACCCTGCCCCGAGAATCGATCTGCAAAACCCATGGCAGATCAAGAAAAAGATTACCCATGATGAGATCGTTGTAGGAATGCTAATGATTCCATTTTTTGAGATGTTTGAGTATATCCTTCGATACTGGACTTTGGACATGGCCAAAAGTTTGGAGGATGGCTTCACTGTGTGGGTTGACATGTGGGATGTAACTGAGGGGAATGTCCCTAAGAAGTATGAAGGTGGAAGGGTTTGGATAAGGAAGGGGTACAgtgatgatttttctatttgGTGCAACGAATTGTTCAACGATCGCGGATTGGGCGATGGTGATGAAATTGGGCTTTATTGGGATCCTAGATCAGCCAGTTTAGTGTTCAAATTGCTTTCTCAGGTTGGCTCTTAG